One genomic segment of Odocoileus virginianus isolate 20LAN1187 ecotype Illinois chromosome 33, Ovbor_1.2, whole genome shotgun sequence includes these proteins:
- the LOC139032859 gene encoding pancreatic adenocarcinoma up-regulated factor-like — protein MLLWLTLTLLWSPTCWAQQIFGPGGGDYFSTSRDFQNVTRIFSVYGSFSLYQKKSEQITGVLGSFRHFLSYLALHTNLWPFFHFGCPRGHFFITSPDDSQKELTGVYGQHTVQGIASIGFDWDYPSN, from the exons ATGCTGCTGTGGCTGACCCTCACCCTCCTGTGGAGCCCCACCTGCTGGGCACAGC AGATATTtgggcctggaggaggtgactATTTCAGTACCTCTAGAGACTTCCAAAATGTCACCAGGATTTTTAGTGTTTACGGGTCATTTTCGCTGTATCAGAAG AAAAGCGAACAAATTACAGGAGTCCTCGGCTCCTTCAGGCATTTCCTCTCCTACTTGGCACTACACACCAACCTGTGGCCCTTCTTCCATTTTGGATGTCCACGTGGCCACTTCTTTATCACCTCCCCTGATGATAGCCAGAAAGAGCTCACTGGAGTCTATGGACAGCATACAGTTCAGGGCATTGCCAGCATCGGCTTTGACTGGGATTATCCTTCAAACTGA
- the PRSS22 gene encoding brain-specific serine protease 4, with product MDGAQSVTDTPPHPPPGPPACGKRLQLNRIVGGEDSSDAEWPWVVSIRKNGTHHCAGSLLTSRWVLTAAHCFKDNLDKPTQFSVLLGAWQLGNPGPRSQEVGIAWAQPHPVYSWKEGSRADIALVRLEHAIQFSERVLPICLPDSTVQLSSDTDCWIAGWGSIHDGVPLPQPQTLQKLKVPIIDSATCGRLYWRGAGQGAITEDMLCAGYLEGARDACLGDSGGPLMCQVEGTWLLAGVISWGEGCAERNRPGVYISLAAHRSWVQRIVQGVQLRGRSQQGGPAGRRGWALGARRPRLAERRHAD from the exons ATGGACGGCGCCCAGAGTGTGACAGACACCCCCCCACATCCGCCGCCAGGGCCCCCAGCCTGCGGGAAGCGCCTGCAGCTGAACCGGATCGTGGGGGGCGAGGACAGCTCGGATGCCGAGTGGCCCTGGGTCGTGAGCATCCGGAAGAATGGCACTCACCACTGTGCGGGCTCCCTGCTCACCAGCCGCTGGGTGCTCACGGCCGCCCACTGCTTCAAGGA TAATCTGGACAAACCAACCCAGTTCTCTGTGCTGCTGGGGGCCTGGCAGTTGGGGAACCCTGGCCCGAGGTCCCAGGAGGTGGGTATCGCCTGGGCGCAGCCCCACCCTGTGTATTCCTGGAAGGAGGGCTCCCGTGCTGACATCGCCCTGGTGCGCCTGGAGCACGCCATCCAGTTTTCTGAGCGCGTCCTGCCCATCTGCCTGCCTGACTCCACCGTCCAGCTCTCTTCGGACACTGACTGCTGGATTGCTGGCTGGGGGAGCATCCACGATGGAG tGCCCCTGCCCCAACCTCAGACCCTCCAGAAGCTGAAGGTCCCCATCATCGACTCAGCCACCTGCGGCCGCCTGTACTGGCGGGGAGCCGGGCAGGGCGCTATCACCGAGGACATGCTGTGTGCTGGCTACCTGGAGGGGGCGCGTGACGCCTGTCTG GGCGACTCCGGAGGCCCCCTGATGTGCCAGGTCGAGGGCACCTGGCTGCTGGCGGGCGTCATCAGCTGGGGCGAGGGCTGTGCGGAGCGCAACCGGCCTGGGGTCTACATCAGTCTGGCCGCCCATCGCTCCTGGGTGCAGAGGATCGTGCAGGGGGTGCAGCTCCGCGGGCGCTCGCAGCAGGGCGGGCCAGCAGGCCGCCggggctgggccctgggggcGCGGCGCCCTCGCCTGGCGGAGAGGCGCCACGCGGACTAG